GCGTCGCCGACCTGCAGGATCGTTCCTTCCGTCTCGGCGAGGATGATGTCCCGGGTGACCCGCTCATCCTCCGACATCGGAATCAGGTGGTTCGTTCCCGGAGTGTCGATGACCTCCCCGCGCCCCTCCGGCCCGGCCTGCGTGCCGCGCGTCACCTCGATCGTCGTCCCGGGGTAGTTGGAGACATTGACGTAGCGTCCGGTCAGGGCGCCGAAGAGGACGCTCTTGCCGACATTGGGGTTCCCGACGAGCAGGAGCGCTCGCGCGTCGCCCGCTCGCGCTGCTCCTCGGTCTGTGGTGCGTGCCTGCATCGATTGGTCCAGATGTCCCCGTTCCGACCGCGTTTCAGCGAACAGAGGAGCGTACGCGGCCGCCATCCGCAAGTCAAACCAGGCGGCGGGCGATGGTGGCGGGCGATGGTGGCGGGCGAGAGCGACGCGCGCCGCCTCGGAGCAAGCGTTGCTCCTTTCCTCGCTTCTCCGGAGCTGCTAGCCTCGACCTCCCGGCGGATTCGATCTCCATGACGCGTCTGCCGGCCCCGAACTCCGGAGGATCCGATGCCCAGGAAGAGCAGAGTCAGCGTCTGGCGGCAGCTCGCGGGTCTGCAGACCGAGGCGAGCCATCCGAGGACGAGGGATCTCGATCTCCTCGATGAGGAACGGATGGCGCGCCTGATCCACGGCGAGGACCTGCAGGCCTTCAAGGCGGTCGACGCCGCGCTTCCCCGGATCGCGAAGGCCGCCGGCCTCGCGGCGCGCGCCCTCGCCTCGGGCGGCAGGATCCTCTACGTGGGCGCGGGGACGAGCGGAAGGCTCGGGGTCCTCGACGCGGCCGAGTGCCCTCCGACCTTCGGGAGCCCGCAGAGCCGCGTGCGCGGAGTGATCGCGGGCGGCTCGCGGGCGCTCAGCCGTTCCATCGAGGGGGCGGAGGACCGCGCCGCGGAAGCCCGGCGCGAGATCGCCCGGTTGCGGTGCGGGCCGGGCGATCTGGTCATCGGGATCGCGGCCAGCCGCCGCACGCCCTTCGTTCTCGCCGCCGTGGATGAGGCGCGGCGCAAGGGGGCGCGAACGGTCTTCATCCACTGCAACCGGGCGGGACGAGAGGAGAAGGGGTGCGATGTCGTCATCCGTCTGCCGGTCGGGCCGGAAGTCCTGACCGGCTCGACGCGCATGAAGTCGGGCACGGCGCAGAAGATGACCCTGAACCTCATCTCGACCATCGCGTGGGTCCGCCAGGGGAAGGCCTTCGGGAACCTGATGGTCGATCTTCAGGCGCGGAGCGAGAAGCTCAGAGCGCGCGGCCTGCGCCTTGTGGTCTCGACGACGGGGCTCTCGCGCCCCTCGGCCTCCCGGCTGTTGCGGAGGGCGGGGGGGAGCGTCAAGCTCGCGATCTACATGGGCAGGACAGGAGCGGGCGCGGCCGAGGGGAAAGCCGCCCTCCGCGCGGCGGGGGGGATCCTGCGCGAGGCCCTGAGGAGGGCCGGCGCCCCGGCGGATCCGCACAGGCCGCACGCCGTCCCGTCCTTGCGAGGCCCCGGAGGGCGTGCTACCGTCCGCCGGGATCGTGGGCGTCGTGGCGCCGATCGATGAGGCGAAGAGACGAAGGGCGCCTGGGAATGGAGGAGAGGCGATGAGTAGGTTCGCGGTGGTCCTTCTGGCTTGCGTCCTTCCGCTCGCTGCGGGGCAGGTCGCCCGAGGGGGCGAGCGCGCTTCGTTCGATGTTGGCGGCGGGCTGCTCATGGGCGGGTACCTCGGCGATCTCCAGGACAACTGGAGTCCAGGGATGGGTGGATCCCTCTTCATCCAGGTGCCGTGGTGCTGCGACACGGAGGGGCGCCTTCGCGCCTCGATGCTCTGGAACGATGGCGCAACCCGGGGAGGGGTCGTTGGAGACGGGCCCGACCTCGGAGCGCTTGAGGGCGACACGCCTCGCTCCTTCAGACGGACGAGCTACGAGGCGACGCTCCTTTGGCGCGCCGAGTGCTGCCCCATCGGCGATGCCGGCGTTCCCTATCTCGGAGCCGGGATCGCCGCCTACGAGCGCGACATCGTCTATGACAACCCTTCCGGCCGGAACGAGGTGGGCGCCTGGAGCTGGGGAGGACACGGAGTCGCGGGGCTTCGCCTCTACAGGACCTCGGGGCTCTTCGTCGCTCTGGAAGGGACGCTCCACGCCTTCGACACGCCGAAGAAGTGGACGGTCGGCTATGACGCGGCCCTCCTCGTCGGAGTCCGTCTCGCCCCCTAGTCGTGGCGATCCGACAGCCGAAGATCCCCGACGGCGGCCTCTACATCGGGCTGAATTCGGGAACCTCCGCCGATCGGATCGACGCCTGCCTCGTCCGCGCGCCTTCCTCTCGGGCAGGCGGTGAGCGTCCCCTCCGAATCCGCCTGCTCGCGCGCGCATCGGCGGCGATTCCCGCTCCGCTCCGGGATCTGATCTATGCCGGCCCCGATCGAATGAGCGCGCGCGATCTCTGCGTCCTCGACGCCAGAATCGGTGAACGGTTCGGAGTCGCGGCGGCGCGCGTTCTCTCCATCTCGGGAGTCGAACCGTCAGACGTGCGGGCGATCGGCCTTCACGGCCAGACCGTTTGCCACCTGCCGGCCGCGAAGGGGGGTTCGTGCTCGCTGCAGATCGGCTCCCCCGAGCGCGTCGCCGCAATCGCCGGAATCGATGTCGTCAGCGACTTCCGGCAGGCCGACATCGCGGCGGGAGGCGAGGGCGCGCCGCTGAGCCCGGTTCTCGATCACGCCCTCTTCCGCGGCGGAGGGGGAGCGCTAGTCCTCAACATTGGAGGGATCGCCAACCTGACCGCGGTCCCCGCGTCGGGAGATCGGGAGCGGGTCGTCGGACTCGACGTCGGTCCCGGGAACATGCTCCTCGACGGCCTCGCGCGCCGCTGGAGCCGCGGCAGGCTTGGGCGGGACGAGGGAGGGGGCATGGCGCTTCGCGGGAGAGTCGATCCGACGCTGCTCGCGCGCGCTCTAGCCTACCGGCCGCTTCTAAGCCGCACGACGCGCTCCCTGGGAAGGGAAGAGTTCGGGGAGCCGTTCCTCGATCACTTCCTCGCGGGAGCGCTCCGGCCGCCGCGCGCGATCGAGAATCTTCTCGCCACGGCGGCGGCCGTGACGGCGGAGTGCGCCTGGAGAGCGGTCGCATCGACCGTTCTCCCTCGCGGCGGATCGTGGGGCCGCTCGCTCTGGGTCTGCGGGGGCGGACTGCGCAACGGGGCGATCCTCCGCGAACTGCGGGCGCGCTTCGAGCCGCGCAGCTTCGCTGTGCGACCGTTCGAGCGAGGCGGCGTCTCCGCGCGCGACCGCGAGTGCGTCCTCTTCGCCTTTCTCGCCCGGGAGTTTCTCGCCCGCAGGCCCGGCAACATCCCCTCCGTCACGGGAGCGACGCGCCCGGTCGTCTTGGGCAGCCTCTCGCCGCGCCCGGTCGTCTTGGGCAGCCTCTCGCCGCGTCCGGTCGTTCTGGGCAATCTCTCGTCGCGCCCGGAACCCGCCGGGGGCCACCGGCCGCCGCGCGCGAGGAAGGCGGGCTAGAGGATGCGGCTTCGCCCGGCCGTCCTCCTTCTGGCGCTCGCGCTCATGCCGGACATCGCCGGAGGCGCCCCGGAGGCCCGGACTCCGATCGTCAAGATCGGGATCGCGCCGGAGGTCTTCTCGGCTTCGATCCGATCCGCCGGCTCGTGGAGGATCGGGGCGCTGGGCGGCGGGAGGAGGATCGAGGAGGTCCCTCCCGGCGGATCCTGGCGCTTCGAGGCGGTCGGCGACCGTCTCCAGATCGAGGATCATCGCGGAGCCAGGCTTCCCGCAGGAGGCGACACGCTCTTTCTCTTTCCTTCCCCGGGAAGCGATCTCTGCCTCGAGATCGACGGCAAAGGATACCGCGGTGAGGCGATCGTCTACGCCGCGGGAGGGGGGCGGCTCTCGGTCGTCAATGTCATCGATCTGGAATCGTATCTGCGCGGCGTCCTTCCGGCCGAGATCGGCGATGGCGGCGCGAAGGGGTTCGAGGCGGTGAAGGCGCAGGCGGTCGCCGCGCGCTCCTACACGCTTGCGCATCTGAACCGGTGGCGCGCCCGCGGCTTCGATCTGCTTCCCACCGTCGAAGACCAGGTCTACCTAGGGATCGCCGGCGAGAGGAAAGCGACCGACCGCGCCCTGCGGGAGACGTGCGGTGTTCTCGCCCACCATGACGGCCACCCGATCGAGGCTTACTACAGCTCGACCTGCGGCGGAATGACGGCCTCGCTGGAGGATGTCTGGGGCCGCCCCCCGAGGCCCTACCTCAAGGCGCGGCGCGACGCCCGCCGGAAGGGGGAGGAGTCGTTCTGCGCGGCCTCGCGCTATTACCGCTGGAGCGAGGAGTGGGAAGGCGCGGATCTGGAGAGAATCCTGAAAGGGACACTCCCCGGAGCGACGGGAGAGAAGAACCCCCAGGGATGGGGACGGCTGAAGGAAATCGCGCTCGAGGACAAGTCGAGATCGTTCCGGGTCGCGGCGCTGCGCGTCCGATTCGAGAAGAAGAGCTTCACCCTGAAGGGAGACCGGGTCCGCTGGATCTTCCGCCGCGCCGGAGGTGGAGGCTTGCCCAGCGCCCTGATCTTCAAGATCGAAGTGCGCAAGTCGAAGGGACGGGTCGCGAAGGTCGTCTTCCACGGAGGCGGCTACGGCCACGGCGTCGGCCTCTGCCAGATGGGGGCCCTTGGGATGGCGGCCGAGGGCGCCGACTACAGACAGATCCTCCGCTTCTACTACCCCGGTGTCCGGCTGGCCCGGGCGTATCCGGAATGCCCGTGGTGATTCGGGACGCGGCCGGGCGGGTCGGCGGCTGAGATGGGGATCGAGGCCCCGCCGCGCGTCATCGTCTGCATGAGGGACGCGGAGCCCTCGCGGGAGCTGCTCGATGCCATACGCGGCGGGGGCGTTCTCGGCCTTCTCTGGTTTCGAGAAGCCTTCGCGGCCGGCGCGCGCGAGGCGACCGTCGCAGGCGCGGCGGCGAGGGTCGCGCGCCTTCGGGGCGAGTGGCCCGCGGGATCCAGCCCCGTCTTCGCCGTCGATGAGGAGGGCGGGCTGATCCAGCAGCTCAGCGGACTCATCGATGAAGGGGGCAGGAAGTGGGTCCGTCTTCCGAGCGCGCGGGCTCTGGGTCGCGCCGGAGACCGATCCGCGGCCTTCGCGCACGGCAGAGAAACCGGCAGGCGATTGCGCCGCGTCGGGTGCGATCTCGCGCTCGCTCCCGTCGTCGATCTCGACCCCGGGATCGAGAGTCCCGTCCTGGGGACGCGATGCTTCGGGAGCGATCCCGAGCTGGTCTCCGCCCTCGGTCTCGCGTGGCTCGAGGGGCTCGCGTCGGCCGGCGTGCGGGGATGTCTCAAGCACTTCCCGGGACACGGCGCGACGGCGGTCGATTCCCACGTCTCCCTTCCTCATGTCCCCGCCGGCGTCGATCTCTTCAGGCACGCGGTCCCCTACGCGTCGATCGCCTCCTCCTGGAAGAGCGCCTTGGGGCCCGCGCCCGCGGTCCTGACCGCGCACATCGTGTGCGGTGCCGGGGGGCTGCCCGCCACGCTGGACGAGGGAATCCTCGCCCGCGTCCCGAAGGGCCTGGGTCCGATCCTCACCGACTCCCTCGACATGGGAGCGCTCGGGGCTTGCGGCGATCTTGCCGCGCGCGCAACCACCTCCCTCCGCGCCGGTGCCGATCTTCTGCTCGTCGGAGTCGATCTCCGTGGGGGGCTCGCCCTCGCGAGATCGATCGAGCCTGTCCGATCGGAGCGCTTGCGCGCCTGGGCCCCGCTCGATCCTCTGCCTCCGATTCCGGAGCCGTGGCAGGAGGAGGAGATCGCGAAGCTCGCGGCCGCCGGCTTGCGGCTTACGAGCGGCGGAATCCTGCCGGAGGGGGAGTGGGACTGGATCCTCCCTGCGAGGTTCGGCCCATATGGCGAGATCGCGTCTCCGCCGCCATCGGAGACGACGGCGGCCCGCCGCGTCGCCCATCTGCTCCGCTATGACGCGGATGCCCCCGAGTCGCTGCTCACGGCGCTCCGGGCCGCATCCGCGCGTCCCGCCCTGGTCGGCGTTCTGCATCGCGGCCCGATCGCGGGTGGACTGCTCGGGCTCCTTCGTGAGAGGCGTTGGCGGCGAGAGCGGCCCGATCGGGGAGGCCTCGCCGCGCTCGCGCACCTCCTCGACGAAGGGCCGGAAGGGGGAGTCGAGGGGCTCTGGACGATCGAGACCTGCGGATTCGGGGAGATGGAGATGGCGGCGTTGCGCGAGGCGTGGGAGCGGGTTGGCCCGGCGGGATTTGACGATTGACACTCCCTCGCGGGGTTCGATAGCCTCTAGTTCGATCGATCGTCGCCACCGACGGAGATCTCGCGGGGTCGTAGTTCAGATTGGTTAGAACGCCGGCCTGTCAAGCCGGAGGTCGCGGGTTCGAGCCCCGTCGACCCCGCCATGTTTCTCGCAGCGCTCTCAAGTCGCGGGAAGGGATGACAACCCCGCGCGGCGCGCCTCCCCCAGCATGATCCGCTCGATGCCGCTCCCTCCGGCTCCGCCAAGAGGAGGATCCGCGGCCGCGGAGAGGCGCCTGGCCACTTCCTCACGCGCCCGCTCCGCGGACGAGATGCGTCCCTTCGCCTCCCAGTCCCCGTAGCCGTCCCGATCGATGAGAGAGGAGGCGACGGAGAGCTCCTCCTTCCAGAATCTTCGCGTGCTCTCGAGGGAGAGAGCCTCCCCGGCCTGCACGACCTCCCGGATCATCTCGACCGGATCCAGCGGGCGCCGATCGATTCCGCGGGCCAGGCGCAGCGCCATGCCGCAGGCGTCGTGATCGAGCAGGAGCTTCTCGGGCGACTGGGTCAGGAGGTAGTCGAGCATGCCGGGGCCGGAGACGACATTGATCCCCGCGAGCGCCGCGATGAGCGCGCCGATGCCGCTCTCCATCCCCGCCTGGTAGTCGGGAGTCTTGGCGTCCGAAAGGGCGAGGTAGCCGTGCGTGGGAAGGCCGATCCTCTTGCCGACCTCGGCGTAGGCCGCGGTCAACATCATCGTCTCGATGGCGCCCATCGGCGTCGTGCCGCGGCGCATGTCGAACGCGGCAGGAGCGCCTCCGTAGACGATCGGCGACCCGCGGCCGGCGAGCTGGTGGATCACGATTCCGGAGAGGTTCTCGGCGCAATGCTGCACGACCGCTTCTCGCAGGGTCACGGGCGCGGTCGCCCCGGCGAGGGGCATCGAGACCAGCTCCGCGGGCAGGCCTGCCCTCGCGCACTCGATCAGCGAATGGCAGGTGAGGTCGCTCCACTTGAGCGGAGGGCTCGGGCAGCAATCGAAGATCGCCAGGGGCCTCTCGGCGAGGGCCTTCTCGCCGCCCCGGATCGCGACGAGCATCTCCAGCATCGGAGCCATGCCGTCGCTGCGGAAGATCCCCGTCACGATCGGCTTCCTGGAGTGCCGGAGACTCAAGTAGAGGCGGTAGCGATCAGCGATCTCGACGGGGATGTCTCCCGGCGTGAGCGCCGTCGCCTGGGCCGCGTAGTGGGGGAGGCCCTCCACCAGTCGGATCATCTCGACGACATCCCGGCTTGTCGCGTCGCGCCGGGTCCAGGATCCCGCGTCGAGGATCTGGATGGCGGCCGAACCGGGATCGAAATGCACCTCGTCGTCGCCGAGCCGCATCGCCGGATTCCCGTCCCGGTCGTGGATCACGAATCGGCGCGGCGCGGAGGAGATCGCTTCCCTCACGAGCCGCTCGGGGATCCGGTGCCGTTCTCCGGCCCGC
This is a stretch of genomic DNA from Candidatus Eisenbacteria bacterium. It encodes these proteins:
- a CDS encoding ferrous iron transport protein B — encoded protein: MQARTTDRGAARAGDARALLLVGNPNVGKSVLFGALTGRYVNVSNYPGTTIEVTRGTQAGPEGRGEVIDTPGTNHLIPMSEDERVTRDIILAETEGTILQVGDA
- the murQ gene encoding N-acetylmuramic acid 6-phosphate etherase; its protein translation is MPRKSRVSVWRQLAGLQTEASHPRTRDLDLLDEERMARLIHGEDLQAFKAVDAALPRIAKAAGLAARALASGGRILYVGAGTSGRLGVLDAAECPPTFGSPQSRVRGVIAGGSRALSRSIEGAEDRAAEARREIARLRCGPGDLVIGIAASRRTPFVLAAVDEARRKGARTVFIHCNRAGREEKGCDVVIRLPVGPEVLTGSTRMKSGTAQKMTLNLISTIAWVRQGKAFGNLMVDLQARSEKLRARGLRLVVSTTGLSRPSASRLLRRAGGSVKLAIYMGRTGAGAAEGKAALRAAGGILREALRRAGAPADPHRPHAVPSLRGPGGRATVRRDRGRRGADR
- a CDS encoding anhydro-N-acetylmuramic acid kinase; translation: MAIRQPKIPDGGLYIGLNSGTSADRIDACLVRAPSSRAGGERPLRIRLLARASAAIPAPLRDLIYAGPDRMSARDLCVLDARIGERFGVAAARVLSISGVEPSDVRAIGLHGQTVCHLPAAKGGSCSLQIGSPERVAAIAGIDVVSDFRQADIAAGGEGAPLSPVLDHALFRGGGGALVLNIGGIANLTAVPASGDRERVVGLDVGPGNMLLDGLARRWSRGRLGRDEGGGMALRGRVDPTLLARALAYRPLLSRTTRSLGREEFGEPFLDHFLAGALRPPRAIENLLATAAAVTAECAWRAVASTVLPRGGSWGRSLWVCGGGLRNGAILRELRARFEPRSFAVRPFERGGVSARDRECVLFAFLAREFLARRPGNIPSVTGATRPVVLGSLSPRPVVLGSLSPRPVVLGNLSSRPEPAGGHRPPRARKAG
- a CDS encoding SpoIID/LytB domain-containing protein, which encodes MRLRPAVLLLALALMPDIAGGAPEARTPIVKIGIAPEVFSASIRSAGSWRIGALGGGRRIEEVPPGGSWRFEAVGDRLQIEDHRGARLPAGGDTLFLFPSPGSDLCLEIDGKGYRGEAIVYAAGGGRLSVVNVIDLESYLRGVLPAEIGDGGAKGFEAVKAQAVAARSYTLAHLNRWRARGFDLLPTVEDQVYLGIAGERKATDRALRETCGVLAHHDGHPIEAYYSSTCGGMTASLEDVWGRPPRPYLKARRDARRKGEESFCAASRYYRWSEEWEGADLERILKGTLPGATGEKNPQGWGRLKEIALEDKSRSFRVAALRVRFEKKSFTLKGDRVRWIFRRAGGGGLPSALIFKIEVRKSKGRVAKVVFHGGGYGHGVGLCQMGALGMAAEGADYRQILRFYYPGVRLARAYPECPW
- a CDS encoding glycoside hydrolase family 3 protein, coding for MGIEAPPRVIVCMRDAEPSRELLDAIRGGGVLGLLWFREAFAAGAREATVAGAAARVARLRGEWPAGSSPVFAVDEEGGLIQQLSGLIDEGGRKWVRLPSARALGRAGDRSAAFAHGRETGRRLRRVGCDLALAPVVDLDPGIESPVLGTRCFGSDPELVSALGLAWLEGLASAGVRGCLKHFPGHGATAVDSHVSLPHVPAGVDLFRHAVPYASIASSWKSALGPAPAVLTAHIVCGAGGLPATLDEGILARVPKGLGPILTDSLDMGALGACGDLAARATTSLRAGADLLLVGVDLRGGLALARSIEPVRSERLRAWAPLDPLPPIPEPWQEEEIAKLAAAGLRLTSGGILPEGEWDWILPARFGPYGEIASPPPSETTAARRVAHLLRYDADAPESLLTALRAASARPALVGVLHRGPIAGGLLGLLRERRWRRERPDRGGLAALAHLLDEGPEGGVEGLWTIETCGFGEMEMAALREAWERVGPAGFDD